A single Triticum dicoccoides isolate Atlit2015 ecotype Zavitan chromosome 2A, WEW_v2.0, whole genome shotgun sequence DNA region contains:
- the LOC119359779 gene encoding growth-regulating factor 12-like isoform X2: MTVGKGAGTVTMAAPSPLVLGLGLGVGGSSSDSGRGDAEASAATRPSALTFMQRQELEHQVLIYRYFAANAPVPVHLVLPIWKSVAASSSAPQRFPSLAGLGSMCYDHRSSMEPEPDRCRRTDGKKWRCSRGVVPGHKYCERHVHRGRGRARKPVEAAAATSAVPIRAMHAADAQGATSAHAAPPQRLGFSSPAGVYLAHGTARAT, encoded by the exons ATGACGGTAGGGAAGG GCGCAGGGACGGTGACCATGGCGGCGCCGTCGCCGCTGGTTCTTGGGCTGGGTCTCGGCGTAGGCGGCAGCAGCAGTGACAGCGGACGCGGCGACGCGGAGGCGTCTGCGGCGACGCGGCCGTCGGCGCTGACGTTCATGCAGCGGCAGGAGCTGGAGCACCAGGTGCTCATCTACCGCTACTTCGCCGCCAACGCTCCCGTGCCCGTGCACCTCGTGCTCCCCATCTGGAAGAGCGTCGCCGCTTCCTCCTCCGCCCCGCAGAGGTTTCCATCCC TGGCGGGGCTGGGGAGCATGTGCTACGACCACAGGAGCAGCATGGAGCCGGAGCCGGACCGGTGCCGGCGCACGGACGGCAAGAAGTGGCGGTGCTCGCGCGGCGTGGTGCCGGGGCACAAGTACTGCGAGCGCCACGTCCACCGCGGCCGCGGCCGTGCAAGAAAGCCTGTGGAAGCCGCGGCGGCCACATCAGCCGTCCCGATCCGCGCGATGCACGCCGCCGACGCGCAGGGCGCCACCAGTGCGCACGCGGCGCCACCGCAGCGCCTCGGCTTCTCCTCCCCCGCCGGCGTCTACCTGGCGCACGGCACCGCCCGTGCCACCTGA
- the LOC119359779 gene encoding growth-regulating factor 12-like isoform X1, with protein MTERRQEHSPPSKIPRLSGADDDDGAGTVTMAAPSPLVLGLGLGVGGSSSDSGRGDAEASAATRPSALTFMQRQELEHQVLIYRYFAANAPVPVHLVLPIWKSVAASSSAPQRFPSLAGLGSMCYDHRSSMEPEPDRCRRTDGKKWRCSRGVVPGHKYCERHVHRGRGRARKPVEAAAATSAVPIRAMHAADAQGATSAHAAPPQRLGFSSPAGVYLAHGTARAT; from the exons ATGACCGAGCGAAGGCAGGAGCACTCGCCGCCGTCCAAGATCCCCCGCCTCTCCGGCGCCGACGACGATGACG GCGCAGGGACGGTGACCATGGCGGCGCCGTCGCCGCTGGTTCTTGGGCTGGGTCTCGGCGTAGGCGGCAGCAGCAGTGACAGCGGACGCGGCGACGCGGAGGCGTCTGCGGCGACGCGGCCGTCGGCGCTGACGTTCATGCAGCGGCAGGAGCTGGAGCACCAGGTGCTCATCTACCGCTACTTCGCCGCCAACGCTCCCGTGCCCGTGCACCTCGTGCTCCCCATCTGGAAGAGCGTCGCCGCTTCCTCCTCCGCCCCGCAGAGGTTTCCATCCC TGGCGGGGCTGGGGAGCATGTGCTACGACCACAGGAGCAGCATGGAGCCGGAGCCGGACCGGTGCCGGCGCACGGACGGCAAGAAGTGGCGGTGCTCGCGCGGCGTGGTGCCGGGGCACAAGTACTGCGAGCGCCACGTCCACCGCGGCCGCGGCCGTGCAAGAAAGCCTGTGGAAGCCGCGGCGGCCACATCAGCCGTCCCGATCCGCGCGATGCACGCCGCCGACGCGCAGGGCGCCACCAGTGCGCACGCGGCGCCACCGCAGCGCCTCGGCTTCTCCTCCCCCGCCGGCGTCTACCTGGCGCACGGCACCGCCCGTGCCACCTGA